One window of Falco cherrug isolate bFalChe1 chromosome W, bFalChe1.pri, whole genome shotgun sequence genomic DNA carries:
- the LOC129734497 gene encoding urocortin-3-like has product MAHTRLLLLLALLCAAETGQALHLYSAASIFSCLNAALAEAQKSRPEENTILDKRSFDLPSPEEVSGEEVGEDAVDEEMGKRTFPGEGHYKYVFQAQVKGKTYQNRAKSDRRTKVTLSLDVPTNIMNILFNIAKAKNLRAKAAANAHLVAQIGWRK; this is encoded by the coding sequence ATGGCCCacaccaggctgctgctcctccttgcCCTCCTCTGTGCTGCCGAGACTGGCCAAGCTCTCCACCTCTACAGCGCCGCCTCTATCTTCAGCTGCCTTAATGCGGCCCTTGCTGAAGCCCAGAAGAGCCGCCCAGAAGAAAACACCATCTTGGACAAGCGCAGTTTCGACTTGCCATCGCCAGAGGAGGTGTCAGGTGAGGAGGTGGGGGAGGATGCGGTGGAtgaagagatggggaaaaggacGTTCCCAGGTGAAGGCCATTACAAATATGTCTTCCAGGCACAGGTAAAGGGGAAGACGTACCAAAACCGGGCCAAGAGCGACCGCCGCACCAAGGTCACCCTCTCCCTCGACGTCCCCACCAACATCATGAACATTCTCTTCAACATCGCCAAAGCCAAGAACCTGCGGGCAAAGGCCGCCGCCAATGCTCACCTCGTGGCCCAAATCGGGTGGCGGAAGTGA